The DNA sequence ttagataagattaatgctaaatatattatagaatatataagtCTTGCAtactcactttaaaaaaataaattggagaaaatgagttttttcaTGTCAATTACAGAtttgcctattttttttttttctaaaagaagtATACGACACATGCGCATCTTAAGGTctcatttgcattcaaaattcacctcaattcatctcatcttatcattacaatttttttaaattttcacaaaaaatataataaacaattcaattttttcaaatttcaaaacaactttttcaaattttcgcataaaatataataaataattcaacttttattctactattcataaatcatctcaatctatctctgaattcaaacgaCTTCTActgtaaaaatcatttccatttgtataaatattaatttattttaatattttcacaatataaacataattatagAGCACGTACATTATCTTGTCCCACATAATTAATGTGACTAAGATTTCTAACTCCTTACTTGTAATATGAATGATATTTTGCATGATGAGAAGTGCTGCGGTCATAATGAAATTTCACAATAATATACTCATAAATGgacatattttgatatgatacattaaaatgaaatcaattttattttctgacatgTCATATAAAGTCAgatcagtttgtagatttatttttatgaaatctttattTATCTGAAGCATTTCTCTTGTATGATTCAATTTgtcattaatatcattttttttttcaatgacgAGTTAAGTGAGGTAGAGACTTTCTTATAGGAAATAAAATCCTCTCAATATCATTATAgagcaaaatataaaatgtttttatcaTTCCATTCGTTAATTCATCATTATTATAAAtgcaattataaaaataagttatgtTTTGCATTAAATTGACATTAATACAACTCATAAGTTTGATCTTTGAACATTAGGTACACGAGTTTACAAAGTCACGAGTTTAGAGTCAAAACTTATATTGTTAATGAAAATTGTTGAGTTGTCGTGTAGGCTTCTTCCACATTCTGCCAGTCTGCCTTCCTAATGAAGtattttgaagatcaagaacgATACACGGTAGTCGTTTTCGAGATTATTATTTAATAGCTTAGGACGTGGAGATCCAAGTCCCCACGTAAGGCGTTTTGAATGGACGATGATCAATGATGAGAAATCACAGCCATGCCACCAAATGTGGAAgccataattatatatctagTTATAGTATAAAGCCGCACATGGTTTGTGAGTTCTGATAATGACACCGCCATGTGCCTCCTAATGCCACCCATATCAGTACATGACCAAAGACTGAAGGGCTAAGATCACAtgtaactaattaataaaaaggatCTTTGGCATCTCTCCAATATAAACAATAACATGAACACACatcattatttgaaaaattagatttagtTTGGTCTAGATTATATTTAATACGTGATTTTTGTTATATTGAGGTGGGAGTTCGAACCTGATTCTCTCATTTAGAGATCAGACCTTATGTCATTTGAATATGTTTCTTGTATAATGAATACAAGTGACAAAACTCTTATGAAATATTTAGCTTGGGTATACTTTTAGTTATAACGAGACCTATTGAATTGGAATGTGTCTCATAATAAGACACAAGAAATGCGtgtctaattattttattagacatGCGATGTAAGGGGATTTTCTTGTCAGGCAAGACCCATTAGACTTCGACCCTAATTCAACCCGGCCCAAGGGTGTCCCTACATGCATAGGGAATGGGGGATCTACCTGACAATGGCGCCGTCTACGGGATAAGACTGATCAGCCTGACATTCCACAGTCGACTCAGGGGCCTGCCCCTGCACAGAGAGCAATGGAAAACACAGAGAGCCTTTGATTTGTTGGTGTCAGTTCATCTATGGCACACGGGGCTTGGATGGTTAGGAAATCACACCACATCAGGGTTACAAGCCACATTTATGAAACTGGCGcagagccacgccgcattaaagaaTGTCTGACAACGGTTGCAGGAAAGAAAGAACGAACTTTATggaggaaaatattatttgacgTCTTTCTTAGACCACGGTATAAATAACCAATTCCAAGgataaaaaatatctccaatCCCTAAACTCTTtgacttatttacaaacttccaagaataTTACTAACTTTGGTATCGGAGGCTACCCAGGCCCTAGGCCGCTCTCCCTCAGTTGCACTTCTCTCTATCTTTTGCAGGCTCATTATTAAAGACTTGAGTTGTCAAAGTTTGGCCCAAATGTATGCGAAACACAACATTAACATGCGATATCTACATAAATTGAACCTAAACCATATTTAACACAGAAAATATtctattcaatatttaaaagagGAAAATGGCCATAATTTACATATGCTTTTAGAGCCAAAATTGGTGAAGTATAATCAAAATTGATTATTACAATGCAAAGATCGGCggctattttataatttatagatatCTTATGCGTCAAAACTAAATCTTACTTGTCTATAAATCGAATTATTCCctgtcaaataaaaaaaaattagcagaAACAtccattttgttgatttttttttttttttccctaaaaggATCCCTAAATTgtattgaattttcataaattaaactTTTACTTATGTAAACATGAAATAAGCTACTAAAAGTCTAAAAGGATAAGTAGACGCTAGACAATCCCGTCTTATCAAGAACAACCATGCCAATAATCTCTGAAGATGCCATTAATCTGATAAATCTTAGGACATTGATTCCACAATACAAAGTATCTACATGACACATGTAGGCCGCGTGCCACTTTCTATGCTAAGTTGATAACCATCCACATAGTCACCTTGTGCTTGGGTTTCCTTTCTACCAAAGGATTTTTACACCTTTCGCCTGctaaaaaacagagaaatattgtatattattttaccgtcgtttttttaattatctttttttatcattttacttatCTATCAATTATTTAATCCCAAGGCaggagatgataaaaaaaaaaggtaccaataaaatttttttgcaaagaaataaaactcaaattaaaatagaaataacatAAATGAATAGATAATATAATGCTATGAGAAgtgttatagttataaaaagattacataaaaataatcttataaactgacgtgattaCATGTAattcgttaaatctattttataataaaattaattttataatctgatgaattacatcaagtcacattaatttataaaattatttttgtataatcactAGCTAGAATCTCTCTCTAATGCTATTGGATCAAACTTCAAAACCTGATTCCCGACTGGGCCCAAGCTATAGGCCTTAAAGTTAGATCCTAGCCCAATCACATGGTCCACCGAGATTCATGTGAAGACCAAAATGGGTAGGTTACAAGGCCCAATAGAATACTCGGGAAaagagaaaaccctaaccctagataCCTCAGCCCTTCCCCGCACGTGAGAGGCAGCTGAATTAGAAAGGCATATCGAGCGCCGCAAGGACTCTATCgacacaaaaatacaaattctcTAAGGAAAACCGTCCGATCGCTTGACACGTCACCGATCCGCGTGAATTCATCTTTCAACGGCCGAGATCACGGTTGCAGAGATACTGGTAGAACGAGAACGAAGAAGCTAGCTCCTCTCTGTCCCTTCTCTTTCCCTATTCCCTGTTTTCcaatttctgaatttgatttcttttgctagaaaataataaaaagatttgtCGGGTAAGTTTCGTGAGCTAACGAAGATGAAGGTGATGGAGGATGAGATGGAATTCGAAGAAGAAAAGGAACTTAAGGGTTTGTACGAAGAAGTTGGTGAGGATGGGGTCGAGGATGGTGTAGAAGAAGGCCGTGAGGAAGAGGACGGTGAGGACGATGAAGACGAcgatgacgacgacgacgacgacgaggAAGAGGATGATGACGATGACGATGACGGTGACGTGCAGGAGGTCGTACCTTCGTCTGGTGGTCCTCCAGTTCATTCAGTAGATGATGACGAGGACGAGGACGAAGATgaagacgacgacgacgatGACGGcgatgacgacgacgacgacggtGATGACGATGACGACGATGATGAGGAAGACGATGACGAGGAGGAGGATGGTCAAGAGAAGGTAATTATGACTTTTCCCTaatcttcatcttattttcaatttcttttctctttctagtATTTCGGATTTTTTGATCATTTGTGCGAGTAAAAGTGGTTCAGATCTTTTTCTAATATCAATATTTCTAGTATTTaggataaaaatattagttttcgagggaa is a window from the Juglans regia cultivar Chandler chromosome 7, Walnut 2.0, whole genome shotgun sequence genome containing:
- the LOC109010782 gene encoding prostatic spermine-binding protein-like, whose protein sequence is MKVMEDEMEFEEEKELKGLYEEVGEDGVEDGVEEGREEEDGEDDEDDDDDDDDDEEEDDDDDDDGDVQEVVPSSGGPPVHSVDDDEDEDEDEDDDDDDGDDDDDDGDDDDDDDEEDDDEEEDGQEKRDLGTDYLVRPVGRAEDEEDASDFEPQENGEEEDVDEEDEDDDDGDASGKVDVPAKRKRPDKDDSDGDDDGGEDDERPPKR